The Benincasa hispida cultivar B227 chromosome 11, ASM972705v1, whole genome shotgun sequence genome has a segment encoding these proteins:
- the LOC120089892 gene encoding uncharacterized protein LOC120089892: protein MAGGNFMHRVVSYLVNEVLVNSLANSRTFQRFAVRTSKQIEEISNKAAQKKQELAEQVKDLSKNFDSFKNQ, encoded by the exons ATGGCGGGTGGAAATTTCATGCACAGAGTAGTTTCATACCTCGTGAATGAGGTTCTCGTCAACAGTCTTGCGAACAG CCGTACATTTCAAAGGTTTGCTGTGAGGACATCGAAGCAAATTGAGGAGATATCTAACAAGG CTGCGCAGAAGAAGCAAGAACTTGCGGAACAAGTGAAAGACCTCTCCAAAAATTTTGAT TCTTTCAAGAACCAATAA
- the LOC120092180 gene encoding bifunctional monothiol glutaredoxin-S16, chloroplastic: MAAINLPLLHTPPSLQIISIKSSQSTSKFFPSSQTNPSPLLSGSSKLYTTAKPRASSLIPFAAKNLSESDLNSVPETAGEIAGRFPSDAGVYAVYDKDGDVQFIGITRNIGGSVATHWKSVPELCVSVKYGVVDEPDRTTLTQAWKSWMEEHIKATGKVPPGNESGNATWVRQPPKKKADLRLTPGRHVQLTVPLEELIDQLVKENKVVAFIKGSRSAPSCGFSQRVIGILEAEGVDYESVDVLDEEYNNGLRETLKTYSNWPTFPQIFVDGQLIGGCDILSSMHEKGELSGLFKN, encoded by the exons ATGGCTGCAATCAACCTTCCTCTACTCCACACTCCTCCGTCTCTTCAGATCATTTCAATCAAATCTTCCCAAAGCACTTCCAAATTCTTCCCGAGCTCTCAAACTAATCCTTCTCCTCTCCTTTCCGGCTCCTCAAAGCTCTACACTACAGCCAAACCTCGCGCTTCTTCGTTAATCCCTTTTGCTGCCAAGAATCTCTCGGAGTCTGACCTCAACTCCGTGCCGGAGACCGCGGGGGAAATTGCCGGAAGATTTCCTTCTGACGCCGGTGTTTATGCCGTTTACGACAAGGACGGCGATGTTCAGTTCATCGGCATTACAAGGAACATAGGGGGGAGCGTCGCCACTCACTGGAAATCAGTACCAGAGCTTTGCGTCTCCGTCAAG TATGGAGTAGTAGATGAACCTGATAGAACAACCTTAACACAAGCATGGAAGTCATGGATGGAAGAACACATAAAAGCCACCGGGAAGGTACCACCAGGTAATGAATCTGGCAATGCAACATGGGTAAGGCAGCCACCAAAGAAGAAAGCCGATCTGAGGTTGACGCCTGGTCGACATGTCCAACTTACTGTCCCATTAGAAGAACTCATCGATCAATTAGTGAAGGAGAACAAGGTTGTTGCATTCATCAAGGGTTCAAGAAGCGCACCATCGTGTGGTTTTTCGCAAAGGGTAATAGGGATTCTTGAAGCTGAAGGTGTAGATTATGAGAGTGTCGATGTGCTCGATGAAGAATACAACAATGGGCTAAGGGAAACTCTCAAAACGTACAGCAACTGGCCTACGTTTCCTCAGATCTTCGTGGATGGCCAATTAATTGGAGGTTGTGACATTCTTAGTTCTATGCATGAAAAAGGTGAACTTAGTGGTTTGTTCAAGAATTGA
- the LOC120091329 gene encoding phosphoinositide phosphatase SAC8 isoform X2, with the protein MEGESSSCERFKLYDQLELYEFQDRFVVKSVEFPSRGFSINRGDGNIEPLDCDTTCFGNATKMSTIYGVAGTIRLVAGVYMLVITSRKEVGNFLGFPVFQVTSMKFLPCDAALKLSTSQEKKDEAYFLTLLKTVETTPGLYYSYQTDLTLNLQRRCKFAEGWTARPLWKQADPRFVWNKNLLVELIEFKLDEFIIPLLQGSFQAVQLKLKESPTQLTLISRRCTRRLGTRMWRRGANLEGDTANFIETEQLVEHEGLKASLLQIRGSIPLLWEQIVDLSYKPHLKIVNDEKSHGEEGQLSAAFAAEMQKLPTVRYVPFDFHHICGTTKFENLQLLYDQISEDFENQGYLLIDPEGNILREQKGIIRANCIDCLDRTNVTQCFLAQRSLTKQLQRVGLLTSAECITKCNEDYTKFRTLWAEQGDEISLQYAGTHALKGDLVRYGKQTFSGVIKDGMSAITRYYLNNFHDGVRQDAIDLICGRYSINKHGPSPFQLNGFESLSYLPVASVLVVGGLTITSLTLQQAGRNAQQFMSSVLWAGVTAGVMAVVKANGKQFCSRPRLCSLR; encoded by the exons ATGGAAGGCGAATCCTCCTCTTGCGAGAGATTCAAGCTCTACGATCAGCTGGAATTGTACGAATTTCAGGATAGGTTCGTTGTAAAGTCTGTGGAATTTCCCAGTCGAGGCTTCTCGATCAACCGCGGGGATGGAAATATCGAGCCGCTTGATT GTGATACTACTTGTTTTGGAAATGCAACAAAAATGTCCACAATTTATGGAGTGGCTGGGACAATAAGATTAGTTGCCG GAGTATACATGCTTGTGATAACTTCACGAAAAGAAGTAGGAAACTTCCTTGGTTTCCCTGTTTTTCAAGTAACGTCTATGAAGTTCCTCCCTTGTGATGCGGCTTTGAAGCTTTCAACTTCTCAAGAA AAAAAAGATGAAGCTTACTTCCTGACTTTGTTGAAAACAGTGGAAACAACTCCGGGGTTGTATTATTCATACCAAACAGATTTAACGTTGAA CTTACAGAGAAGGTGTAAGTTTGCTGAAGGATGGACGGCAAGACCACTTTGGAAGCAG GCTGACCCTAGATTCGTTTGGAACAAAAATCTTCTAGTGGAACTTATAGAGTTCAAG CTTGATGAGTTCATCATTCCACTACTGCAAGGAA GCTTCCAGGCTGTACAGCTGAAGCTGAAAGAGTCACCTACTCAACTAACGTTAATTTCAAGGCGATGTACTCGACGACTAG GAACGAGAATGTGGAGAAGGGGAGCCAATCTTGAAGGTGACACAGCCAATTTTATCGAAACTGAGCAACTAGTGGAGCATGAAGGTCTTAAAGCTTCACTATTGCAG ATTCGAGGTTCGATTCCTCTACTTTGGGAGCAGATTGTTGATTTGAGCTATAAACCACACCTTAAAATTGTCAATGATGAGAAATCG cATGGTGAAGAAGGTCAATTGAGTGCAGCATTCGCTGCTGAAATGCAGAAGCTGCCAACTGTTAg ATATGTCCCCTTTGATTTTCACCATATATGTGGCACCACAAAGTTTGAAAATCTGCAGCTTTTATACGATCAAATCTCAGAGGATTTTGAAAACCAAGG ATACCTCCTCATAGATCCAGAAGGAAATATACTTCGGGAGCAAAAGGGAATTATTAGAGCTAACTGCATTGATTGTCTTGATAGAACAAATGTTACTCAG TGTTTCTTGGCTCAAAGATCTTTGACCAAGCAATTGCAGAGGGTCGGACTACTTACATCTGCTGAGTGCATTACGAAGTGCAATGAAGATTACACAAAATTTAGAACGT TGTGGGCTGAGCAAGGTGATGAGATTAGTCTCCAGTATGCTGGTACTCATGCTTTGAAAGGAGACTTAGTGAG ATATGGAAAACAGACTTTTTCCGGAGTAATCAAAGATGGGATGAGTGCTATTACCAGATATTATCTGAATAATTTCCATGATGGCGTTCGGCAG GATGCAATAGATCTTATATGTGGCCGCTATAGTATCAATAAACACGGTCCTTCACCTTTCCAACTTAATGGATTCGAATCACTATCT TATCTCCCAGTAGCATCAGTTCTAGTGGTTGGAGGTTTGACGATTACATCTCTCACGCTTCAGCAAG CGGGAAGGAACGCCCAGCAATTTATGTCATCTGTGCTTTGGGCTGGTGTTACTGCTGGGGTAATGGCAGTGGTCAAAGCAAATGGCAAACAGTTCTGTTCTAGGCCTCGCTTGTGCAGCCTCCGTTAA
- the LOC120091329 gene encoding phosphoinositide phosphatase SAC8 isoform X3 — protein sequence MEGESSSCERFKLYDQLELYEFQDRFVVKSVEFPSRGFSINRGDGNIEPLDCDTTCFGNATKMSTIYGVAGTIRLVAGVYMLVITSRKEVGNFLGFPVFQVTSMKFLPCDAALKLSTSQEKKDEAYFLTLLKTVETTPGLYYSYQTDLTLNLQRRCKFAEGWTARPLWKQADPRFVWNKNLLVELIEFKLDEFIIPLLQGSFQAVQLKLKESPTQLTLISRRCTRRLGTRMWRRGANLEGDTANFIETEQLVEHEGLKASLLQIRGSIPLLWEQIVDLSYKPHLKIVNDEKSSKVVQHHFFDLSQRYGEIIAVDLTDKHGEEGQLSAAFAAEMQKLPTVRYVPFDFHHICGTTKFENLQLLYDQISEDFENQGYLLIDPEGNILREQKGIIRANCIDCLDRTNVTQCFLAQRSLTKQLQRVGLLTSAECITKCNEDYTKFRTLWAEQGDEISLQYAGTHALKGDLVRYGKQTFSGVIKDGMSAITRYYLNNFHDGVRQYLPVASVLVVGGLTITSLTLQQAGRNAQQFMSSVLWAGVTAGVMAVVKANGKQFCSRPRLCSLR from the exons ATGGAAGGCGAATCCTCCTCTTGCGAGAGATTCAAGCTCTACGATCAGCTGGAATTGTACGAATTTCAGGATAGGTTCGTTGTAAAGTCTGTGGAATTTCCCAGTCGAGGCTTCTCGATCAACCGCGGGGATGGAAATATCGAGCCGCTTGATT GTGATACTACTTGTTTTGGAAATGCAACAAAAATGTCCACAATTTATGGAGTGGCTGGGACAATAAGATTAGTTGCCG GAGTATACATGCTTGTGATAACTTCACGAAAAGAAGTAGGAAACTTCCTTGGTTTCCCTGTTTTTCAAGTAACGTCTATGAAGTTCCTCCCTTGTGATGCGGCTTTGAAGCTTTCAACTTCTCAAGAA AAAAAAGATGAAGCTTACTTCCTGACTTTGTTGAAAACAGTGGAAACAACTCCGGGGTTGTATTATTCATACCAAACAGATTTAACGTTGAA CTTACAGAGAAGGTGTAAGTTTGCTGAAGGATGGACGGCAAGACCACTTTGGAAGCAG GCTGACCCTAGATTCGTTTGGAACAAAAATCTTCTAGTGGAACTTATAGAGTTCAAG CTTGATGAGTTCATCATTCCACTACTGCAAGGAA GCTTCCAGGCTGTACAGCTGAAGCTGAAAGAGTCACCTACTCAACTAACGTTAATTTCAAGGCGATGTACTCGACGACTAG GAACGAGAATGTGGAGAAGGGGAGCCAATCTTGAAGGTGACACAGCCAATTTTATCGAAACTGAGCAACTAGTGGAGCATGAAGGTCTTAAAGCTTCACTATTGCAG ATTCGAGGTTCGATTCCTCTACTTTGGGAGCAGATTGTTGATTTGAGCTATAAACCACACCTTAAAATTGTCAATGATGAGAAATCG TCGAAAGTTGTGCAACATCACTTTTTTGATCTTTCACAACGATATGGAGAGATAATAGCAGTTGACTTAACTGATAAA cATGGTGAAGAAGGTCAATTGAGTGCAGCATTCGCTGCTGAAATGCAGAAGCTGCCAACTGTTAg ATATGTCCCCTTTGATTTTCACCATATATGTGGCACCACAAAGTTTGAAAATCTGCAGCTTTTATACGATCAAATCTCAGAGGATTTTGAAAACCAAGG ATACCTCCTCATAGATCCAGAAGGAAATATACTTCGGGAGCAAAAGGGAATTATTAGAGCTAACTGCATTGATTGTCTTGATAGAACAAATGTTACTCAG TGTTTCTTGGCTCAAAGATCTTTGACCAAGCAATTGCAGAGGGTCGGACTACTTACATCTGCTGAGTGCATTACGAAGTGCAATGAAGATTACACAAAATTTAGAACGT TGTGGGCTGAGCAAGGTGATGAGATTAGTCTCCAGTATGCTGGTACTCATGCTTTGAAAGGAGACTTAGTGAG ATATGGAAAACAGACTTTTTCCGGAGTAATCAAAGATGGGATGAGTGCTATTACCAGATATTATCTGAATAATTTCCATGATGGCGTTCGGCAG TATCTCCCAGTAGCATCAGTTCTAGTGGTTGGAGGTTTGACGATTACATCTCTCACGCTTCAGCAAG CGGGAAGGAACGCCCAGCAATTTATGTCATCTGTGCTTTGGGCTGGTGTTACTGCTGGGGTAATGGCAGTGGTCAAAGCAAATGGCAAACAGTTCTGTTCTAGGCCTCGCTTGTGCAGCCTCCGTTAA
- the LOC120091329 gene encoding phosphoinositide phosphatase SAC8 isoform X1, translated as MEGESSSCERFKLYDQLELYEFQDRFVVKSVEFPSRGFSINRGDGNIEPLDCDTTCFGNATKMSTIYGVAGTIRLVAGVYMLVITSRKEVGNFLGFPVFQVTSMKFLPCDAALKLSTSQEKKDEAYFLTLLKTVETTPGLYYSYQTDLTLNLQRRCKFAEGWTARPLWKQADPRFVWNKNLLVELIEFKLDEFIIPLLQGSFQAVQLKLKESPTQLTLISRRCTRRLGTRMWRRGANLEGDTANFIETEQLVEHEGLKASLLQIRGSIPLLWEQIVDLSYKPHLKIVNDEKSSKVVQHHFFDLSQRYGEIIAVDLTDKHGEEGQLSAAFAAEMQKLPTVRYVPFDFHHICGTTKFENLQLLYDQISEDFENQGYLLIDPEGNILREQKGIIRANCIDCLDRTNVTQCFLAQRSLTKQLQRVGLLTSAECITKCNEDYTKFRTLWAEQGDEISLQYAGTHALKGDLVRYGKQTFSGVIKDGMSAITRYYLNNFHDGVRQDAIDLICGRYSINKHGPSPFQLNGFESLSYLPVASVLVVGGLTITSLTLQQAGRNAQQFMSSVLWAGVTAGVMAVVKANGKQFCSRPRLCSLR; from the exons ATGGAAGGCGAATCCTCCTCTTGCGAGAGATTCAAGCTCTACGATCAGCTGGAATTGTACGAATTTCAGGATAGGTTCGTTGTAAAGTCTGTGGAATTTCCCAGTCGAGGCTTCTCGATCAACCGCGGGGATGGAAATATCGAGCCGCTTGATT GTGATACTACTTGTTTTGGAAATGCAACAAAAATGTCCACAATTTATGGAGTGGCTGGGACAATAAGATTAGTTGCCG GAGTATACATGCTTGTGATAACTTCACGAAAAGAAGTAGGAAACTTCCTTGGTTTCCCTGTTTTTCAAGTAACGTCTATGAAGTTCCTCCCTTGTGATGCGGCTTTGAAGCTTTCAACTTCTCAAGAA AAAAAAGATGAAGCTTACTTCCTGACTTTGTTGAAAACAGTGGAAACAACTCCGGGGTTGTATTATTCATACCAAACAGATTTAACGTTGAA CTTACAGAGAAGGTGTAAGTTTGCTGAAGGATGGACGGCAAGACCACTTTGGAAGCAG GCTGACCCTAGATTCGTTTGGAACAAAAATCTTCTAGTGGAACTTATAGAGTTCAAG CTTGATGAGTTCATCATTCCACTACTGCAAGGAA GCTTCCAGGCTGTACAGCTGAAGCTGAAAGAGTCACCTACTCAACTAACGTTAATTTCAAGGCGATGTACTCGACGACTAG GAACGAGAATGTGGAGAAGGGGAGCCAATCTTGAAGGTGACACAGCCAATTTTATCGAAACTGAGCAACTAGTGGAGCATGAAGGTCTTAAAGCTTCACTATTGCAG ATTCGAGGTTCGATTCCTCTACTTTGGGAGCAGATTGTTGATTTGAGCTATAAACCACACCTTAAAATTGTCAATGATGAGAAATCG TCGAAAGTTGTGCAACATCACTTTTTTGATCTTTCACAACGATATGGAGAGATAATAGCAGTTGACTTAACTGATAAA cATGGTGAAGAAGGTCAATTGAGTGCAGCATTCGCTGCTGAAATGCAGAAGCTGCCAACTGTTAg ATATGTCCCCTTTGATTTTCACCATATATGTGGCACCACAAAGTTTGAAAATCTGCAGCTTTTATACGATCAAATCTCAGAGGATTTTGAAAACCAAGG ATACCTCCTCATAGATCCAGAAGGAAATATACTTCGGGAGCAAAAGGGAATTATTAGAGCTAACTGCATTGATTGTCTTGATAGAACAAATGTTACTCAG TGTTTCTTGGCTCAAAGATCTTTGACCAAGCAATTGCAGAGGGTCGGACTACTTACATCTGCTGAGTGCATTACGAAGTGCAATGAAGATTACACAAAATTTAGAACGT TGTGGGCTGAGCAAGGTGATGAGATTAGTCTCCAGTATGCTGGTACTCATGCTTTGAAAGGAGACTTAGTGAG ATATGGAAAACAGACTTTTTCCGGAGTAATCAAAGATGGGATGAGTGCTATTACCAGATATTATCTGAATAATTTCCATGATGGCGTTCGGCAG GATGCAATAGATCTTATATGTGGCCGCTATAGTATCAATAAACACGGTCCTTCACCTTTCCAACTTAATGGATTCGAATCACTATCT TATCTCCCAGTAGCATCAGTTCTAGTGGTTGGAGGTTTGACGATTACATCTCTCACGCTTCAGCAAG CGGGAAGGAACGCCCAGCAATTTATGTCATCTGTGCTTTGGGCTGGTGTTACTGCTGGGGTAATGGCAGTGGTCAAAGCAAATGGCAAACAGTTCTGTTCTAGGCCTCGCTTGTGCAGCCTCCGTTAA
- the LOC120091329 gene encoding phosphoinositide phosphatase SAC8 isoform X4: MLVITSRKEVGNFLGFPVFQVTSMKFLPCDAALKLSTSQEKKDEAYFLTLLKTVETTPGLYYSYQTDLTLNLQRRCKFAEGWTARPLWKQADPRFVWNKNLLVELIEFKLDEFIIPLLQGSFQAVQLKLKESPTQLTLISRRCTRRLGTRMWRRGANLEGDTANFIETEQLVEHEGLKASLLQIRGSIPLLWEQIVDLSYKPHLKIVNDEKSSKVVQHHFFDLSQRYGEIIAVDLTDKHGEEGQLSAAFAAEMQKLPTVRYVPFDFHHICGTTKFENLQLLYDQISEDFENQGYLLIDPEGNILREQKGIIRANCIDCLDRTNVTQCFLAQRSLTKQLQRVGLLTSAECITKCNEDYTKFRTLWAEQGDEISLQYAGTHALKGDLVRYGKQTFSGVIKDGMSAITRYYLNNFHDGVRQDAIDLICGRYSINKHGPSPFQLNGFESLSYLPVASVLVVGGLTITSLTLQQAGRNAQQFMSSVLWAGVTAGVMAVVKANGKQFCSRPRLCSLR, encoded by the exons ATGCTTGTGATAACTTCACGAAAAGAAGTAGGAAACTTCCTTGGTTTCCCTGTTTTTCAAGTAACGTCTATGAAGTTCCTCCCTTGTGATGCGGCTTTGAAGCTTTCAACTTCTCAAGAA AAAAAAGATGAAGCTTACTTCCTGACTTTGTTGAAAACAGTGGAAACAACTCCGGGGTTGTATTATTCATACCAAACAGATTTAACGTTGAA CTTACAGAGAAGGTGTAAGTTTGCTGAAGGATGGACGGCAAGACCACTTTGGAAGCAG GCTGACCCTAGATTCGTTTGGAACAAAAATCTTCTAGTGGAACTTATAGAGTTCAAG CTTGATGAGTTCATCATTCCACTACTGCAAGGAA GCTTCCAGGCTGTACAGCTGAAGCTGAAAGAGTCACCTACTCAACTAACGTTAATTTCAAGGCGATGTACTCGACGACTAG GAACGAGAATGTGGAGAAGGGGAGCCAATCTTGAAGGTGACACAGCCAATTTTATCGAAACTGAGCAACTAGTGGAGCATGAAGGTCTTAAAGCTTCACTATTGCAG ATTCGAGGTTCGATTCCTCTACTTTGGGAGCAGATTGTTGATTTGAGCTATAAACCACACCTTAAAATTGTCAATGATGAGAAATCG TCGAAAGTTGTGCAACATCACTTTTTTGATCTTTCACAACGATATGGAGAGATAATAGCAGTTGACTTAACTGATAAA cATGGTGAAGAAGGTCAATTGAGTGCAGCATTCGCTGCTGAAATGCAGAAGCTGCCAACTGTTAg ATATGTCCCCTTTGATTTTCACCATATATGTGGCACCACAAAGTTTGAAAATCTGCAGCTTTTATACGATCAAATCTCAGAGGATTTTGAAAACCAAGG ATACCTCCTCATAGATCCAGAAGGAAATATACTTCGGGAGCAAAAGGGAATTATTAGAGCTAACTGCATTGATTGTCTTGATAGAACAAATGTTACTCAG TGTTTCTTGGCTCAAAGATCTTTGACCAAGCAATTGCAGAGGGTCGGACTACTTACATCTGCTGAGTGCATTACGAAGTGCAATGAAGATTACACAAAATTTAGAACGT TGTGGGCTGAGCAAGGTGATGAGATTAGTCTCCAGTATGCTGGTACTCATGCTTTGAAAGGAGACTTAGTGAG ATATGGAAAACAGACTTTTTCCGGAGTAATCAAAGATGGGATGAGTGCTATTACCAGATATTATCTGAATAATTTCCATGATGGCGTTCGGCAG GATGCAATAGATCTTATATGTGGCCGCTATAGTATCAATAAACACGGTCCTTCACCTTTCCAACTTAATGGATTCGAATCACTATCT TATCTCCCAGTAGCATCAGTTCTAGTGGTTGGAGGTTTGACGATTACATCTCTCACGCTTCAGCAAG CGGGAAGGAACGCCCAGCAATTTATGTCATCTGTGCTTTGGGCTGGTGTTACTGCTGGGGTAATGGCAGTGGTCAAAGCAAATGGCAAACAGTTCTGTTCTAGGCCTCGCTTGTGCAGCCTCCGTTAA